CCGCTTGACGCCGGAAAACGGAGGACGCCGCGCATTCGGCGCAGCGTCGCGCGCCGGCCGAGCCTCGTGGCTCGGCTCGACTTTGCCCTTACGCCGGCCCTACAGCGCCGCGCGCCCGATCGGACGCACGAAGTCGCTGCAGCGCTTTTTAGTAGGCGAGGCGCAGCCCGCCGGGGCTGAGAACGTCGAAATCAGGTTCAGGATAGGGGCCGTACCACTGGGTGTAGGTTGTGTTGCCCGTTGAGCCCGTCGAAGCGCATCCTGAAAGAGTGAGAAGCGTGATTGCAGTGACGGCGATCAGAAATTTGAGAGGCATGTTGTTCTCCGCTTGCGGGAGTTGCCGATATGCAATGATGCCAGGCGCTAAGTCTCTCTCAAATCACGCTCTTTGGCAAGCGAGAGGCAATGCGAGAAGACCGCTTTTCTCGGTGAGAAAATACCGCGCGGTCAACGTCCAGGCCTCGAATCCCGGGGCTTTTTTGCTTCACGTCTGAACCTGCGAACGGTCTGAACAGAATACAGTTTCTAGTGGTGGGCGGCCCACCCATGTCTTAGGAACGATCTGTTACCTATGTCTCCGGGCTGGACAAATGGAAATTTGGTGGAGTCGAAGGGAGTCGAACCCTCGACCTCCGCAGTGCGATTGCGGCGCTCTCCCAACTGAGCTACGACCCCGGCAGCTTACGTATATAAGCGGATTTGGGCGGCTACGCCAGTCCATCTTGTGCCGGACGCGTTGGCCGAAGTTCTTCACTCACCCAGGATTTTCCGAAGCGTCGCTGCATCCTCGAGGAAGGCGGCCGGCTCGTCGTTGGCGACGAACTCCAGCATCGCAAGTCTCCGCCCTTTCCAGCGCGACTGCGGAAGGCTGGCGAGGATGGTTCGCCAGTAGTCCGCCGCCGACGCCAGGGGAAAACGGTTGCGGTCCCGATCCCAGGCGAAGACGTGGAGATGGGAGACATGCTGGCCGATCCGTGCGACCTCGGCGATCGCTTCGCCGAGCGGCAGCCCGGGGCGCGGCTGCCAATAGAGATAGGCATTGTCGTGGGCGATCGACTCGATCAGCTCGCATGCGGACTCGGTCGTGTCCGTCAGCGATTGCGGGTGATATTCCAGCGAAACGCTGATGCCATGCCGCCCCGCTTCGGCAGCCATGTCGCGGATCGAATCGGCCGTCGCGCGTCTTTCGCCGGCGCTATAGTCTTTGGAATCGCGCCGGCGGGTGCCGGCCCAGATGCGGATATTCGAAGCGCCGAGCGCGATCGCACTCTCGACTGCATGCCTGAATTCGGACGGATCATCTGTCGGCGGCGCCACATAGGAGCCGTAGGATATCGCCAGTCCAGCCCTTTCGCAGAGGCGTCCGACAATCCGGGCAACGGATGTGTCCCCGGGAGGAACATGTGCGTCGCCCGCCCATTCGATTGCTGCAAGGCGCGCTTCTCGGGCGAGATCGACAATACTTTCCGGGGGCAAGCCGCGGAAGGTGACGGTGCAGAGCCCCGGTTCGAAATCGCTCATGCCATGCGCTCCAGCTCGTGCTTGCGGATTTCGAACAGCAGCGGCCGCCCCGCGAGAAAACGTTCGATTTCGTCGACGGCCATTTCGCCGAGGCGCGTCCTTTCGAGGCCGACTGCGCCGGCAATGTGCGGCGTCAGGAAGACGTTCGGCAAACCATAAAGAGGCGACGTTTCTTCCGGCACCTCGGGATGTGTCACGTCGATGATGGCATCGATCGCGCCTGTCCCGAGCTTGTCGATGAGGGCGGCCTCGTCGACGAGCGCGCCGCGCGCCGTGTTGATCAGGGTTGCACCCTCCTTCATCAGCGACAGGCGCCGTGCGTCGATCATGTGCCTGGTCTCGGGCAGAGAAGGCGCATGCAGCGAAACGATGTCCGAGTTGGCCATCAGCGCATCGAGATCGGCTTTTTCCGCGCCGAGGCCGGAAGCGCTTTCTCGGCCGACCAGCGGATCGTAGAGCAGCACCCGATAGTCGAATGGCCGAAGCAGTTCGATCACCCGCCTCCCGATCCGCGAGGCGCCGATGATACCGACTGTGCGGCGATAGTTTCCAATCGCCTGTCCCTGCAGCAGTTGGGTCCGCTGGCGTCCTCTGTCGGCTGCGTAAAGCGCGCGGAATCGAAAGACGTTCTTGCCCGCAAAAATGATCGCCGCGAGCGTGAACTCCGCAACAGGCACGGCATTTGCCTCGGCCGCATGGCTTACGGTTATTCCTGCATCGAACACAGTGGTATCGATCAGGCCCTTGACCGTTCCGGCGGCATGGACAACGAGGCGAAGGCGCGGTGCCGCCGCAAGAGCGGCTGCGTCGAATCGCGGCGCGCCCCAGCCGGTAACCAGGATTTCCGCTTCGGCCAGCAAGCGATTCGCTCGGCTGTCGGCGAACCCGGTCATTGGTCGCGGATCGAGAATGCGAGAGAGGCTATCGATCCGCGCGAGAAGGTCCGGCGTCAGGACGTGCTGCGTCCTTTCGGGCTGCATTGCAAAGGCGATCGCCGGGCGGCTCATGGCATTCGTCCCGGCGCATTCATGGCGCTGACGGTCACGCCTTGCTCCGCGACGGCACGCAACTCGGCGAGATCAGGCGCAGCCGGCGGATGTTCCCAGTCGCTCGAAACGGCAGAGGTATCGCGAAGCGCCAGTACGGCACAGCGAAGAACGGTCTCACCCGCCGGTATCGTTGCCCGCAGTTGCGCCACCAGGGTCTTTGCAGCAATGAGGTTGGTATTTGGCGGCGCCTTCTGCGCCAGACCTTGGCGTGCGACCGTCGAGCCGAGATCGCGGATTCCGCTGAAATCCTCTTCACCGATGGCATAGGCAGCGCCGGTCAACGCGTAAAGCGCGTCGAGTTCGAAGTCCCGTCTGGCAATGGCAAAACCGCCCTCGGCCGTTTCAAGCGGCCTTGGAGTGACGATCCGGTGCACCCGCACATGCCAGGGGGCGGCCGGCAGCAGCCAGCTTTCAACAACAACATCCGGCCAAGGCGACCACTTGGAATAAAGCACAGTGCCGGCAATCCGGACATCTTGGTTGGTCTCGCGCACCCGGTAGTGAATACCGTCATCACTGAAGGCCAGCATGGAATCGAACGCCGCGCCGGCAAAGCCCCGTTCGTCGCTCTCGATGCTGAAGCCATACCGCGTCGAATAGGCGAATTTCGCGTATTTTTCCGAACCGAACCGCATCTGGCGGTTCTCCTGTCCCGAGGAAAGCGCCACGACGTCGCCTTTGCAAGGCATCGTCACCATGCCCGGATGGGGAAGCGCAACCGTGCCGGGGGGCCGTGCGGGTGGCGTTTCCGCAGACGTCCAGAACGGATGGTCTTCTTTCACGGCGAGCGGCAGGAAGGCCTTGAACGCCCAATAGGGCGAACCCGCCGAATTGTAGTTTTCCGACATCAGGAGGTTCGGATAGCCGTAGCCGATCGACAGCACGCCGTCGCGGTGCGTCATCGGCTTGTCCGCCCACCATCTGATATGGCGAAGGCAAAGGCCCTTGATCTCGCCCCAGGGCAGCGCCTCGAGATCGGCAAAGGCCAGCGCCGACCAGAAGCCGGCACAGGCGAAGCGGTAGGTGAGGCTGCGCCCAAAGGGCAGGGTCGCCCCATCCTCGGCGAACCAGTGACGAAAATCCCTGGCGAAGGCGAGGGCGCGCTCGCGATAGCGCTTCGAATAATCATCATCGACAAGGCGCGAATAGATAAGGCCATAGAAGTGCATGGCAAAGGGGATGTAGTGATCGACCCGTCGGACATTGCCGTCGCGATACCAGCCATCGGCAATGTAGAAATCGTCGAGCTCGGAGAGATAGGCGTTCGTGAGGCTGCGGTCGTAATTGACGCCGAGGCGGTCGAGCGCGATGTCGACGAGAATGCGGAAGAACTTCCAATTGTTGTCGGCATAGTCGAATTTCCGCGCGTGGAGCAGATAGGTGACGAGATTGTCTCTCGCCCGGCCGTTCAGCGGATCCCACAGTTTTTCGGGGATCAGGGCGAGAGCGAAACCGATGGCAGCGAGCTCGACCATGCGCTGGTCGCGATTGTTGACCCAGCCCCAGAATTCCGGATGGTTCGGATCGGTGCCGTTCGCGATGCCATCGGCATAACGCTGCCAATGGCGAAAATCGCCGCCGCCTGCGGCAAGCGGCGCAAGGCCCCAAAGGGGCCTCGCAAAGCCTTCGAGATCGGCAGCCGCCCGATCGAAGTGGGCGCCGGCTGCATCAAGGCGGACCCGTGCATTCCCCTTGGAAAAATACGGCAGCAGCGGATCGAAGAGGTCCTGCAAGGCGTGCTGCATGTCGCTGCGCGTTTTCAGAGGATTGGCGGCGAGCGGATTGGCACTGGCAGGGTCATAGGTCATGGGTGCTGTCTCTCGTCCAAGCTTCCGCCGGTCACCGGGGTCACCGCGTGAGACACATGCCGGGCCGGTGCATCACGGTGCTGAAGACGGAAATGCATCATGCCGATCGCTTCGCGACCGAGAGCCACGCGGTCGACGCGCATCGTCGCAAGCCGTGGGTTGGCCATCTCCGCGCAGGGCAGGTCGTCGAAGCCGACGATGGCGAAATCCTCGGGCACGCGCCGGCCGATCTCGGTGACCGCTTCGAGCACGCCGACGGCGATAAAGTCGTTCATGCAGAATGCTGCGGAGAATCCACCGTCCTCGGCAAGCGCGGCGAGGGTCGCCGCATGCGCCTCGACGCTGGAATTGCCCTCGAAGGGCAGGCGGATGACGCGCCCTTCGGTCCCATCAACCGAAGCGACTGCCGCCTCGAAGCCGCGGATGCGCTCGCGGATCGTGTTTCGGTGCGATCCGGTCAGGTGAAGGATGCGGCGATGGCCAGCCTTTAGTATCCGCTGCGTCGCCGCGTAGGCTCCGTGGAAGTTCGAGGGAGAGATGCCGTCGAAGCGCATTTGCGGATCGCTGCCATTGACCAGAACGACAGGGGCGCGACTTTCTTCGAGCCATCTGCAAAGTGCGTCGGCGGGATCGATCCCGACCAGAAAGAGCCCCTCTGCGCCAACGGCCTGGAGGTGCTCGCACACGGTCTCCGGCGTCGCCTTCGCCTCTCTGACAAGGCGGACATCGAAGGACATCCCGACTTTGGCCGCCTCGGACCGCAGGCCCTCGACAATGCCTTCATAGAAGACGCTCAGTCCGCCGGTCATGCCATGGCTCGCGATCAGGGCCAGGGTGCCCGGTATCGCCGTCGAGGCAGCTTTCGTTGGATAGCCGAGGTCGCTCGCAACCTGCAGGATCTGCCGGCGCACGTCCTCGCTGATGCCCGGTTCGTTCGCAAGAACGCGCGAGACGGTGGAGACGGAAACCCCGGCATGGGCAGCGATGTCGGCTTGGCGCAAGCGTTTGGATGTGTCGATCATAGCGCAAGCATTGCGCAAACAATGCAAATTTGCAAGTGATAAACAAATTCTTGCAAAAAACCGTTTCTTGCATAAGCTTCTGCGGAGTTCGGTTCCGCCGCGCGCTGGAGGAGAGCGCGAGGCAAACAACGACAGGAGGAACAGCATGCTTTTCAATCGACGCACATTCCTGCTCGGATCGGCAGGCGCGGCCGCCGGCCTTGCGCTTGGCGCGACCTCACCACTCGCGGCTGAAAACGTGCAGCTGCGCGCCATGTGGTGGGGATCCAATGACCGCTCGAAGCGGACCTTGAGTGTTGCCAAGCTGTTCCAGGAGAAGAACCCGGACATTTCGATCGTCGGCGAAAGCCTGAGCGGCGACGGCTACTGGACCAAACTCGCGACCCAGATGGCCGGCCGCGCCATCGCCGACGTTTTCCAGCTCGAGCCGAGCACGATTTCCGATTACTCGAAGCGCGGCGCCTGCCTCCCCCTCGATCCTTTCATTCCCTCGACATTGGACGTGGGTGCCTTCGGCAAGGATGTGCTGAAGCTGACGACGGTGGACGGAAAGCTGTGGGGCATCGGGCTCGGGCTCAACGCCTTCGCGTTGTTCTATGACGCCGACGCCTTTGCGAAGGCTGGAATAGTGCCGCCAGGGGTCGATACCACCTGGAAGGAATACGCCGACATCGCGATCGAGATTACCAAGGCCGCCGGCAAGAAGAACGTTTGGGGCGGTCCGTACGGGGCCCGTTATGCCTATGTCTTCGACGCGTGGCTCAGGCAGCGTGGAAGCAGCCTCTACACCGAGAGCGGCCTCGGCTTCGGCGTCGACGAAGCCAAGGAGTGGTATGCCTACTGGGAGGACCTGCGCAAGCGCGGCGGCACCGTCGGCGCCGATATCCAGACCCTCGATCAGAACACGATCGACACAAATTGCCTGTCGCTCGGCTATTCGGCCATGGGCATGGCCTATTCGAACCAGATGGTTGGCTATCAGCTGATCATGAAGAGCAAGCTCGGCATCGGCATGTTGCCGCGCGCCGAGAAGGGCGGCCCCTCCGGCCATTACTACCGGCCGGCATTGATCTGGAGCATCGGCGCGACGACCGAGCATGGTGAAGAAGCCGCGAAGTTTATCAACTTCTTTGTCAACGACCCGGAAGCCGGCAAGATTCTCGGCGTCGAGCGCGGCGTGCCGATGTCGCCCAAGGTGCGCGAGGCGATCCTGCCGTCGCTCAACCCCACGGAAGCGGAAACGGTGAAATACATCAACGCGCTCAAGGACCAGGTGGGCAGCTACCCGGCGCCCGCACCGCTCGGATCGACGGAGTTCGACCAGCGGGTGCTTCGTCCGATCGCCGATGAACTGGCCTTCGAACGGATTTCGATCGCCGACGCGGCGACGCGCCTGGTCGAAGAGGGCAAGGCAACGGTTCGCGCCGGCTGATCCCGGCAAGCGATCAGGGCTGCAGGCGGCTCAGGAACTGGGCGAAGACCATCGTGCCTTCCGGCCATGGCCCGTGGCCGGATTCGGCATTGATGTGGCCCGCTTCGCCGGCATCGACGAGAAGCGATCCCCAGGCATTGGCAATGTCGCCCGCCTGTTCGTACGAGCCGAACGGATCGTTGCGGCTGGCGATCACCAGCGATGGAAAGGGTAGGGGCTCGCGCGGATAGGGCCCGAAGGTCATTAGATGCTTCGGTCGGATGTTCGGGTTGGCGACATCGGGCGGGGCGACAAGAAAGCCGCCCGCGATCTTCTTCTTGCAATGCGGAAGCGCGTGAACGGCCGTGGCGATGCCAAGCGAATGGGCGACGATCACCACCGGTTTCGTTGCGGCATTGGCCTCTTCGATCATCCGCGCCACCCAATCTTCGCGCACCGGCTTCGACCACTCCGCCTGCACGACGCGGCGCGCGGTCGACAGTTTCCGCTCCCATCGGCTTTGCCAATGGTCCGGCCCGGAATTGGTATAGCCGGGAACGATCAGGATATGCGCTTCTGAAACCTTCATGATCGCCGCGATTTGGAGACGAAAAGAGCCGAAGTCAAGGCACAGGCGACAAGGGTTGCGTTTTCTGTATAATCGGAGACGGCGGTCGCGGTTCGCAACGGCCTTTTTCGCCGCCGCTTGCGAATCCATGGCTGCTCTGGTTCGTTGAGGAGTGTGAGCCATGACAACCTTCCATGTCCTCTCGGGAGCGAACGAAAGCGCCGTTCCCGAGATACGAAAGATTGGCATTGCAGATGTGTTCGATGCGCTGCGTCTCGGGTTCGAGGATTTCCGCGAGAAGCCTTCGCATTATGTTTTTCTGTGTCTCATCTATCCTGTTGCCGGTGTTGTGCTGATGACCTGGAGCGCGGGGGCGAACATGCTGCCGTTGCTCTATCCGCTCGCATCCGGCTTTGCCCTCATCGGGCCTGTCGCGGCTATCGGTCTCTATGAGATCAGCCGGCGCCGCGAACTCGGCATGGACGCGTCCTGGCCGCATGCGCTGCGGCTGCACCGCAATCCGGCAATTCCGTCGATCCTGGCGGTGGCCGCCCTGTTGTTCGTCATTTTCGTCGTCTGGCTCCTGGTCGCCCAGGGCCTCTACATAACGATGTTCGGCGCAACGCCACCGAACTCCATTGCCGAATTCTGGAATGGCGTCATCGGTACCGATCAGGGCTGGAACCTGATCCTCGTCGGCAACGCGGTCGGCTTCATCTTCGCGGTGATCGTGCTGTCGATCAGCGTCATCGCCTTCCCGCTGCTGCTCGACAGGGACGTCGGTGCCATGACGGCGGTCGAGACCTCGATACGGGCAACCCTCGCCAATCCGGTGCCGGTCGCCCTGTGGGGCCTCATCATTGCCGCCGGTCTGGTGATTGGCTCGATTCCGGTGTTCGTCGGCTTGGCGGTGATCATGCCGATCTTCGGCCACGCCACCTGGCATCTCTATCGGAAACTGGTGGAACCGGCGCGGCCGATTCGCTAGACGGCAAGCGGGGCGGCCGGCCATTGGCCGGCCGTCGGCTTACCGGAAAAACTTGTAGTAGGACGAGATTTGCGCCGCCGTGTTGGATGACAGCTTGAGCTTGATGCCGATCCTGTCGCCGCGGCACCAGCGCACCATCCCGGTGAGGAAGCCCAGCTCCTCGCTGCGGATCGTCACTTCCTGGCCCGTCCGGGCGCCGATGTCGAACAGCAGCTGAAAACAGATCCCTTCGTCGGAAAGGTCCTTCACGACGCCATTGCTCGAACCGGTGCTGCAACTGACCGTGCCGGTTATCTTCGTGTCCGTGCGCGCCGACGCGCGCTGCACGCTCTCCCTAAACGCCATGGCTTCCTCTGACCTGATTGTTACGGGTTGAGATTCCATGAGAGCGTTGAAAGACCGGCTAACAAAATGGCCCGCATTTGAAACAAGCGCTCAAATACGGGCCGATTC
This DNA window, taken from Sinorhizobium fredii NGR234, encodes the following:
- a CDS encoding sugar phosphate isomerase/epimerase family protein; the protein is MSDFEPGLCTVTFRGLPPESIVDLAREARLAAIEWAGDAHVPPGDTSVARIVGRLCERAGLAISYGSYVAPPTDDPSEFRHAVESAIALGASNIRIWAGTRRRDSKDYSAGERRATADSIRDMAAEAGRHGISVSLEYHPQSLTDTTESACELIESIAHDNAYLYWQPRPGLPLGEAIAEVARIGQHVSHLHVFAWDRDRNRFPLASAADYWRTILASLPQSRWKGRRLAMLEFVANDEPAAFLEDAATLRKILGE
- a CDS encoding hydroxyacid dehydrogenase, which produces MSRPAIAFAMQPERTQHVLTPDLLARIDSLSRILDPRPMTGFADSRANRLLAEAEILVTGWGAPRFDAAALAAAPRLRLVVHAAGTVKGLIDTTVFDAGITVSHAAEANAVPVAEFTLAAIIFAGKNVFRFRALYAADRGRQRTQLLQGQAIGNYRRTVGIIGASRIGRRVIELLRPFDYRVLLYDPLVGRESASGLGAEKADLDALMANSDIVSLHAPSLPETRHMIDARRLSLMKEGATLINTARGALVDEAALIDKLGTGAIDAIIDVTHPEVPEETSPLYGLPNVFLTPHIAGAVGLERTRLGEMAVDEIERFLAGRPLLFEIRKHELERMA
- a CDS encoding DUF2264 domain-containing protein, which gives rise to MTYDPASANPLAANPLKTRSDMQHALQDLFDPLLPYFSKGNARVRLDAAGAHFDRAAADLEGFARPLWGLAPLAAGGGDFRHWQRYADGIANGTDPNHPEFWGWVNNRDQRMVELAAIGFALALIPEKLWDPLNGRARDNLVTYLLHARKFDYADNNWKFFRILVDIALDRLGVNYDRSLTNAYLSELDDFYIADGWYRDGNVRRVDHYIPFAMHFYGLIYSRLVDDDYSKRYRERALAFARDFRHWFAEDGATLPFGRSLTYRFACAGFWSALAFADLEALPWGEIKGLCLRHIRWWADKPMTHRDGVLSIGYGYPNLLMSENYNSAGSPYWAFKAFLPLAVKEDHPFWTSAETPPARPPGTVALPHPGMVTMPCKGDVVALSSGQENRQMRFGSEKYAKFAYSTRYGFSIESDERGFAGAAFDSMLAFSDDGIHYRVRETNQDVRIAGTVLYSKWSPWPDVVVESWLLPAAPWHVRVHRIVTPRPLETAEGGFAIARRDFELDALYALTGAAYAIGEEDFSGIRDLGSTVARQGLAQKAPPNTNLIAAKTLVAQLRATIPAGETVLRCAVLALRDTSAVSSDWEHPPAAPDLAELRAVAEQGVTVSAMNAPGRMP
- a CDS encoding LacI family DNA-binding transcriptional regulator → MIDTSKRLRQADIAAHAGVSVSTVSRVLANEPGISEDVRRQILQVASDLGYPTKAASTAIPGTLALIASHGMTGGLSVFYEGIVEGLRSEAAKVGMSFDVRLVREAKATPETVCEHLQAVGAEGLFLVGIDPADALCRWLEESRAPVVLVNGSDPQMRFDGISPSNFHGAYAATQRILKAGHRRILHLTGSHRNTIRERIRGFEAAVASVDGTEGRVIRLPFEGNSSVEAHAATLAALAEDGGFSAAFCMNDFIAVGVLEAVTEIGRRVPEDFAIVGFDDLPCAEMANPRLATMRVDRVALGREAIGMMHFRLQHRDAPARHVSHAVTPVTGGSLDERQHP
- a CDS encoding ABC transporter substrate-binding protein; its protein translation is MLFNRRTFLLGSAGAAAGLALGATSPLAAENVQLRAMWWGSNDRSKRTLSVAKLFQEKNPDISIVGESLSGDGYWTKLATQMAGRAIADVFQLEPSTISDYSKRGACLPLDPFIPSTLDVGAFGKDVLKLTTVDGKLWGIGLGLNAFALFYDADAFAKAGIVPPGVDTTWKEYADIAIEITKAAGKKNVWGGPYGARYAYVFDAWLRQRGSSLYTESGLGFGVDEAKEWYAYWEDLRKRGGTVGADIQTLDQNTIDTNCLSLGYSAMGMAYSNQMVGYQLIMKSKLGIGMLPRAEKGGPSGHYYRPALIWSIGATTEHGEEAAKFINFFVNDPEAGKILGVERGVPMSPKVREAILPSLNPTEAETVKYINALKDQVGSYPAPAPLGSTEFDQRVLRPIADELAFERISIADAATRLVEEGKATVRAG
- a CDS encoding RBBP9/YdeN family alpha/beta hydrolase; amino-acid sequence: MKVSEAHILIVPGYTNSGPDHWQSRWERKLSTARRVVQAEWSKPVREDWVARMIEEANAATKPVVIVAHSLGIATAVHALPHCKKKIAGGFLVAPPDVANPNIRPKHLMTFGPYPREPLPFPSLVIASRNDPFGSYEQAGDIANAWGSLLVDAGEAGHINAESGHGPWPEGTMVFAQFLSRLQP
- a CDS encoding DUF2189 domain-containing protein — protein: MTTFHVLSGANESAVPEIRKIGIADVFDALRLGFEDFREKPSHYVFLCLIYPVAGVVLMTWSAGANMLPLLYPLASGFALIGPVAAIGLYEISRRRELGMDASWPHALRLHRNPAIPSILAVAALLFVIFVVWLLVAQGLYITMFGATPPNSIAEFWNGVIGTDQGWNLILVGNAVGFIFAVIVLSISVIAFPLLLDRDVGAMTAVETSIRATLANPVPVALWGLIIAAGLVIGSIPVFVGLAVIMPIFGHATWHLYRKLVEPARPIR
- a CDS encoding PilZ domain-containing protein, yielding MAFRESVQRASARTDTKITGTVSCSTGSSNGVVKDLSDEGICFQLLFDIGARTGQEVTIRSEELGFLTGMVRWCRGDRIGIKLKLSSNTAAQISSYYKFFR